The following coding sequences lie in one Miscanthus floridulus cultivar M001 chromosome 9, ASM1932011v1, whole genome shotgun sequence genomic window:
- the LOC136482497 gene encoding uncharacterized protein — protein sequence MGAVSCRRRASRRRCHAAALLAAVLFAAAMVVVAGRPVRLPAAALARRRIDSSTAMANGATRRAATTTWTRDAMDVLPARRRWLVGPGSSPPTCRARCGRCTPCRATRVAIQPGVGPQWEYYPEVWRCKCGNKLFMP from the exons ATGGGCGCCGTGAGCTGCCGGAGGCGGGCGAGCCGGCGCCGCTGCCACGCCGCCGCCCTCCTCGCCGCCGTCCTCTTCGCCGCGGCCATGG TTGTGGTTGCCGGGCGGCCGGTCCGTTTGCCAGCGGCGGCGCTGGCAAGGAGGCGAATAGACTCGTCGACGGCGATGGCCAACGGCGCCACCAGGAGGGCAGCGACCACCACGTGGACGAGGGACGCCATGGACGTGCTCCCAGCCCGGAGGCGGTGGCTCGTGGGGCCGGGGTCGTCGCCGCCGACGTGCCGCGCGCGGTGCGGGCGGTGCACGCCGTGCCGGGCCACCCGCGTGGCCATCCAGCCCGGGGTGGGACCCCAGTGGGAGTACTACCCGGAGGTGTGGCGCTGCAAGTGCGGCAACAAGCTCTTCATGCCATGA